A portion of the Paenibacillus marchantiae genome contains these proteins:
- a CDS encoding class I SAM-dependent methyltransferase, whose amino-acid sequence MKKKMDYTTFYERIGQLNGWDFSSLKVTSEGIEWNFYEEVIRCTEPSDLLLDIGTGGGEAVLSISNAALLLVGIDLSRGMIETAQRNLKASGSRSNVRFVHMNAEQLTFPDQFFNVVSSRHCDFCATEVFRVLADGGVFLTQQVSEHDKCNISKAFDRGQSLGVQPGTLMERYKRELREAGFRDIEAHEYNATEYYATPDDLLFLLTHAPIIPGFGEKESDLEHFQQFVEQNRCDKGIRTNSARFMLTARK is encoded by the coding sequence ATGAAGAAAAAGATGGACTATACTACTTTTTACGAACGTATTGGGCAATTGAATGGCTGGGACTTCAGCTCCCTGAAAGTGACTTCAGAAGGCATCGAATGGAATTTCTACGAGGAAGTTATACGCTGCACCGAACCGTCTGATCTATTGCTTGATATTGGTACAGGTGGTGGAGAAGCTGTTCTTTCCATCTCGAATGCCGCACTGTTATTGGTTGGAATCGACCTTTCCCGGGGAATGATTGAGACTGCCCAGCGTAATCTTAAGGCATCTGGTTCCAGGTCGAATGTCCGTTTTGTGCATATGAATGCAGAGCAACTGACATTTCCAGATCAATTCTTTAATGTGGTTTCCTCCAGACACTGCGACTTCTGCGCTACAGAAGTATTCAGGGTATTGGCTGATGGCGGTGTATTCCTTACCCAACAAGTCAGTGAACATGATAAATGTAATATCTCCAAGGCTTTTGACCGTGGACAATCGCTGGGCGTTCAGCCTGGCACATTAATGGAACGATACAAACGTGAACTTCGCGAAGCGGGTTTTCGTGACATTGAGGCACACGAATATAATGCAACAGAATATTACGCCACGCCTGATGATCTGCTTTTCCTACTGACCCATGCACCGATCATTCCCGGTTTTGGAGAGAAGGAATCCGACTTAGAGCATTTCCAACAGTTTGTTGAGCAAAATCGCTGCGATAAAGGGATTCGAACGAACTCGGCACGTTTTATGCTGACAGCTCGGAAATAA
- a CDS encoding VOC family protein, whose amino-acid sequence MAVRAKQIFVNLPVKDLKRSVDFFTKVGFEFNVNFTDESATCMIIGDNIYAMLLVEDRFQSFISKKISNAADTAEVIVALSVESREQVDLIVQAALDAGGKPYNDPQDHGFMYGWSFQDPDDHLWEVSYMDLSSFPTQE is encoded by the coding sequence GTGGCTGTTCGCGCTAAGCAGATTTTTGTTAATTTGCCCGTTAAGGATTTGAAGAGGTCCGTTGATTTTTTTACCAAAGTAGGGTTTGAGTTCAATGTGAATTTTACAGACGAGTCTGCGACTTGCATGATCATTGGAGACAACATCTATGCGATGCTGCTGGTGGAGGATCGTTTTCAATCTTTTATTTCGAAAAAAATATCCAACGCGGCGGACACGGCGGAAGTCATCGTAGCCTTGTCGGTGGAGAGTCGTGAACAAGTCGATCTGATTGTACAAGCTGCCCTGGATGCTGGCGGCAAGCCGTATAATGATCCTCAAGATCATGGGTTTATGTATGGGTGGAGTTTTCAGGACCCGGATGATCATCTATGGGAAGTTTCCTATATGGATCTAAGTAGCTTTCCTACGCAAGAATAG
- a CDS encoding FxLYD domain-containing protein: MYCHVCGTKSNPGDSTCRKCRTKLKDSSSTDEQIWAETAVGLESGTGKALDQLSRQHQSAPKQSNTAQGRAFSWIIPLLLAAVMGALLTYYYKQEMGINAEVKTLHQQAEQAALEGKYQEALQLLDSALAKRPNVDGLVQDRQITAKAFNLMNQLNEAATSLKTGKLAAGDKTLQAVVKVLKEREEPVFAKVRTTLNNNKVTLAVLKVKKEIDSLTTVQALAEKLDTVSKLKGKEAEAVQKQIIDKLAGLSYKQAEQQVKKKDFTAALQTVDLGLSYAPEDDKLTAYRERVLSEKKAFEKAEAERIQLAEQQAAEEDLKNRTAAVSIVDVEATLDMYGDLYISGSIVNNATRPISSVTVMLDIYSSDGAYLGQTYADVYPSWLDVGDQGFFETYYYGVYEEAEVSVVNATWYLE, from the coding sequence GTGTATTGTCACGTATGTGGGACCAAAAGCAATCCAGGGGACAGCACATGTAGAAAGTGTAGAACGAAATTAAAAGATTCAAGCTCTACAGATGAACAGATTTGGGCAGAAACAGCAGTTGGTCTGGAAAGTGGAACGGGCAAAGCATTAGATCAGTTATCCAGACAGCATCAGTCTGCACCGAAGCAGAGCAACACGGCACAAGGCCGAGCATTTAGCTGGATTATTCCACTGCTTCTGGCAGCGGTGATGGGGGCCTTGTTGACTTATTATTACAAGCAGGAGATGGGCATCAATGCGGAGGTAAAAACACTGCATCAACAGGCGGAGCAGGCCGCCTTGGAGGGAAAATATCAAGAGGCGCTTCAACTTCTGGACTCGGCTCTTGCGAAACGGCCAAATGTTGATGGACTTGTGCAGGATCGCCAAATTACAGCCAAAGCCTTCAATCTAATGAATCAGCTGAACGAAGCTGCGACAAGTTTGAAAACGGGAAAACTTGCTGCAGGTGACAAGACACTTCAGGCTGTAGTGAAAGTGTTGAAAGAGCGAGAAGAACCGGTATTTGCCAAGGTACGTACGACTCTAAACAACAACAAGGTGACACTGGCTGTCCTGAAGGTAAAGAAAGAAATCGATAGTTTGACAACCGTACAGGCACTTGCTGAGAAATTGGACACGGTATCGAAATTGAAAGGCAAGGAAGCAGAGGCGGTTCAGAAACAAATCATCGACAAGCTGGCTGGCCTTAGCTATAAGCAAGCTGAACAGCAAGTGAAGAAAAAGGATTTTACGGCTGCATTGCAAACCGTTGATCTGGGACTGTCCTACGCGCCCGAGGATGACAAACTGACAGCATATCGCGAACGGGTGCTGAGTGAGAAGAAGGCTTTTGAAAAAGCAGAAGCCGAACGAATTCAACTTGCTGAGCAACAAGCGGCAGAAGAAGACCTGAAAAACCGCACAGCAGCGGTGAGTATTGTAGACGTAGAAGCGACGCTTGATATGTATGGCGATCTGTATATAAGCGGCTCAATCGTGAATAATGCCACTCGTCCTATCTCTTCCGTGACGGTTATGCTGGACATCTACAGCTCAGACGGGGCATATCTCGGTCAAACCTATGCGGATGTGTATCCAAGCTGGCTTGATGTAGGGGATCAGGGATTTTTTGAAACGTATTATTACGGTGTGTACGAGGAAGCTGAAGTTTCTGTAGTGAACGCAACGTGGTATCTGGAATAG